The genomic segment GCTGGTATTCCAGAAGCGCAAGCAGCTCGAGGCCGGAATGCACCGGCTGCGCGCCCTCTCACCGAAACGCGTCCTGGAACGGGGCTATTGCCTGGTGCGCGCGGCCGACGGTACGCTGGTGCGCGTCGCGCAAGGGCTGCGAGTGGGAGAGGATCTGACCATCGAGTTCGCGCGAGGGGAAGCGGATGCGCGCGTCACCGAGGTGCGCGCGGGAGGGACGCATGGCGCGTGACAAGGCCGCCCGGCCGCCGGACGAATCGGCGGAGCCGGGCTTCGAGGAATCCATGGGCGAGCTCGAGCGCATCGTCGAGGAGCTGGAGGGCGGAGCCCTCTCGCTCGACCAATCGCTGGCCCACTACGAGAAGGGCATGGCGCTCGCGAAAAAACTCACTCAGACCCTCGAGCAGGCCGAGAAGCGGATCGAAAAGCTGGGCCTGGCGGATTCCGCCGATACCGACGAGGCGCCGGGCGAGCCCCATCGGCGCTCGGGCGGCGGCAAGCCCTCCGAAGGCGAGTTGCCGTTTTGAGCGCGGCGGCCGCCGCTCCGCGCTCTCGCGGCTCGCTCGCCACGCTGCGTGCCGCGTTCAATTCCTATCTTCGCCAGACGCTGGCCGCGCACGCTTCGCCGGACGGCAAGCTCGGTGACGCGCTGCGGTACGCCGCGCTATCTCCCGGCAAGCGCGCGCGCCCGCTGCTGGTGCTGACCGCCAGCGAGGCGGCAGGCGGCTCGTGGCGGGAGGCGCTGCCGGCCGCGGCCGCGGTCGAGTGCGTGCACGCATTCTCGCTGGTGCACGACGATCTGCCGGCGATGGACGACGACGACTATCGCCGCGGCCGCCTCACCACGCACAAGAAATTCGGCGAGGCGCTCGGCGTGCTGGCCGGCGATGCGCTGCTGGCGTTCGCGTTCGAGGAGCTGACCCGCCTGCCGCTCGCGCGGCGCCAGCCGACGCGCGCGCTGCTTGCGATCCGCCTGCTGGCCGAAGCCGCGGGGGCGAATCAGCTGATCCAGGGGCAGGCCCTCGACGTGGAAGCCGAGGGCCGGCGCGTCACGCGCGACGACGTGGCCGAGATCCATCTCCGCAAGACCGGCGCGCTGATCGCCGCTTCACTCGCAATGGGCGCGATCGCCGGCGGCGCCGACGAGTCCATGATCGCCGGACTTCACGATCTCGGGCTCGATCTCGGGCTGGCCTTCCAGATCCAGGACGATCTGTTGAACGCCGGCTCGACGCTCGCGCGTCTGGGGAAGCGTGGCGGCACCGACGCGGCGCGGGGCAAAGCGACCTGGCCGCGCGCGGTCGGGCAGCGGCAGGCCGAGGCCGACGCGGCGTCGCTCCACGTCACGATCGCCGAGCGACTCGCCGCGCTCGGCCCGCGGGCGCGGAAGCTGCGGCAACTGGTCGCGGCGCTGGCCGCGCGCAAGCGCTGAAGAGCGAATCCGGACCGCTCGCCGACCCCGAGTTCCATCGGACTCACCGGCATTTGCCCTGACGCGCCCGTCTCCGTATCGTGGCCGGCGATTTTCGCCGCCATCCCAGGTTGAGCAGGAGGGTGCACCACGGAACCGTTCTGGCTCGCGCTCCTCATCGGCTTCCTGATCCAGACCTACAAGGGCCTGAGGGCCTACTTCTCGTCACGCCGCTGGAATCTGCGTCGCTTCGTCGAGACCGGCGGCATGCCGAGCTCGCACGCCGCATCGGTGGCAGCGCTCTCGACCGCGGTCGGCATGCAGGAAGGCTTCCGCTCGACGATGTTCGGCGTGACGCTATTCTTCAGCCTGATCGTCATGTATGATGCGGCGGGATTGCGGCGCGCGGCAGGCCGGCACGCGGCGGTGCTCAACCGCCTGATCGAGGAGCACTTCGAGGATCACGCGGGGACGCAGCGCCTGATGGAGTTGCTCGGCCACACGCCGTTCGAGGTGCTGATCGGCGCTCTGCTCGGCGTCGCCAGCGCCCTGACCTGGGATCGATTGTTCGGATGAGCCTGCTCGAACGGATTCACTCTCCAGCCGACCTGAAGAAGCTCTCCCGCGAAGAGCTGGCCCTGCTCGCGACCGAAATCCGCCACGAGGTGATCCAGACCGTGGCCCGCAACGCCGGCCACCTCGCGCCCAATCTGGGTGTGGTCGAGCTGACCCTCGCGCTCCATCGCATCTTCGATTCGCCGCGCGACAAGATCATCTGGGACGTCGGGCACCAGTCCTATCCGCACAAGCTGGTGACCGGGCGGTTCGAGCGCTTCGGCACGCTGCGCATGTGGGACGGAATCGCCGGCTATCCGCGCCGCGCCGAGAGCGAGCACGATCCGTTCGGCACCAGCCACGGCTCGACCTCGATTTCGGCGGCCCTCGGCTTCGCCGTGGCGCGCGATCTGAAGGGCGAGCATCACCACGTGATCGCCGTGATCGGCGATGGCGCACTCACCGGCGGCATGGCGTTCGAAGGGCTGAACAATGCCGGCGAGCTGAAGAAGCGCCTGATCGTGATCCTGAACGACAACGAGATGAGCATCTCGCCCAACATCGGCGCGATCCACCGTTACCTCACCAAGCTCACCACCAGCCGCATCTACCGCCGCTTCGAGCAGGACGTGTACGAGCTGCTCGGCAAGCTGCCCAAGGCGCTGCGCGCGCGCGAAGGCGCCCGCCGGGTGAAGGAGGGGCTCCAGAACCTGGTGCTGCCCGGACTGTTGTTCGAAGAGCTGGGCTTCAAGTACTTCGGGCCGATCGATGGTCACGATCTCGACGTGCTCGAAGAGACGCTCTCGGATCTCAAGCGCTTCGACGAGCCGGTCTTCCTGCACGTGCTGACCCGCAAGGGACGCGGCTACGCGCCAGCCGAGACCGACGCCACCACTTTCCACGGCGTCGGCGTGTTCGATCCCGACACCGGCACGGCATCCAAGGGCGCGAAGAAGACCTATTCACACGTGTTCGGCGAGACCGCCAGGAAGCTGGGCGAAGCGCTCCCCAATCTGGTCGCCGTCACCGCCGCGATGACCGACAACACCGGGCTCAGCGCGTTCGCCCGGGCGTTTCCGAACCGCTTCTTCGATGTCGGCATGGCCGAGGAGCACGCCGTCACGTTCTCGGCCGGGCTGGCCGCCGAGGGCATGGTGCCGCTCACCACCATCTACTCGACGTTCCTCCAGCGCGGCTTCGATCAGATCATCCACGACGCTGCCGTGCAGAACCTGAAGATCGTGCTGTGCATCGACCGCGCCGGCCTGGTGGGCGAGGATGGCGCGCCCCAGCACGGCGTGTTCGACGTCGGCTACCTGCGCATGATCCCCGGCACCGTGGTGATGCAGCCGCGCAACGGCGAGGAGCTGCGCGACATGCTCTGGACCGCCGCGATGTGGGAGGGTCACGCGCCGATCGCGGTGCGCTATCCGCGCTCGCCGATCCCGGAAGAGGCACTGCCCCGTCGCGAGCCGCGCGTGCTCGAGATCGGCCGCGCCGAGCAGCTGCGCGCCGGTGGAGACGCCGCGCTGATCGCCCTCGGTGCCATGGTCGCTCCGTCACTGTTGGCGGCCGAGCTGCTGGCCGAGCAGGGCCTGTCGGTGACGGTCGTCAATGCGCGTTTCGCCCAGCCGCTCGACGAAAAGACCATCGGCGGACTCGCGCGTTCGGTGGGACGCATCGTCACGATCGAGGAAAACGTCATCGCCGGCGGCTTCGGCAGCGCGGTGAGCGAGTGCCTCGATCGGCTCGACCTGTCCGCGACCCCGCAACTGCGGCTCGGCATCCCCAACGAATTCGTGCTGCACGGCAAACGCGATGAGCTGCTGCGCCGCTGCGGCCTCGACGCCGCCGGCATCGCCCGCCGCACCCTCGACTGGATTCGCGCCTCCCAGCGCCAGTACATATGAGCGCGCGGATTCGCCGCGTCGGCATCCTCGGCCACACCGGCCGCGCCGGCGTGCGACGCGCGGCGCTGGCGCTGACCAGGCGACTCGCCCGGCGCCGCATCGAGGTGCGCCTCGACGGCCGCCTGGCCTCGAGCATGCGGCGCGATGACGGCCTGCCGCTCCCCGAGCTGGCGCGCTGGTGCCAGGTGCTGGTGACGCTGGGCGGCGACGGCACCGCAGTGAGCGGCGCGCGCGCGCTGGCCGGGCGCACCGCGTCGCTGCTGCCCGTCAACTTCGGCGGGCTCGGCTTCCTCACCATCGCCGAGAGCCGCGATCTCGATCGCGCCGTGAACCACGTCCTGGCCGGCGACTGGCCGCTGTCGCGCCGCCGGCTGGTCAGCGCGCTGGTTCGGCGCGGCGGGAAGACGGTGATGCGTGGCGTCGCGCTCAACGACGCGGTGGTGAAGGGCGCGGGCGGCGTCTCGGCCATCCACCTGCGGCTGCGCGCGCTCGGCCACGATCTCGGCCACCTGGTGGCCGACGGGCTGATCGCGGCGACCTCGTCCGGTTCGACCGCGTATTCGCTCTCGGCCGGCGGGCCGGTGCTGGCTCCCGAAGTCGAAGCCATGGTGGTGACACCGATCTGCGCCCATTCGCTCGGCAGCCGCGCGCTGGTGCTTCCCGCCGACGCCGAGCTCGAGCTGCGGGTGATCGGCTCGTTCGAGCGCATGGTGCTGGTGCTCGACGGCAAGGTTTCGACCGATCTGCACGCGCGCGACGAAGTGAGAGTGCGACTCGACGCGGGCGGCGTGCGCGTGTTCCAGAATCCCGAGCGGCCCTTCATCAGCGCGCTCCAGCGCAAGCTCGGCTGGCAGGGGAGCCGCAAGCGAAGCATGTAACCGGCGGCCTGAACCATGCTCGAACGATTGTCCGTCACCGACCTCGCCCTGGTGGAACGCGCCGAGATCACGCTCGGCCCGGGGCTCAACGTGGTCACCGGCGAGACCGGAGCCGGCAAGACCCTGCTGGTGGACGCGCTCTCGCTGCTGCTCGGCGGAAAGCCCGATCCGGACTCGGTACGCGAGGGCGCGCGCGCCGCGGTGGTCGAGGGCGAGTTCCGCGTCGATGCCGAACGCGCCGCGGAGATCGCGAACCTCGTCTCGGAGTGGGGGGTCGAATTCGACGGCGAGACCCTGATCGTGCGCCGCGAGGTGCAACCGAACGGCCGCTCGCGCGCGGTCGTCAACCAGTCGGCGGTGACGGTGAGCGCGCTGCAAAGGCTGGGGGAGCGGCTCGCGGATTTCCACGGCCAGCACGAGCACCAGAGTCTGCTGCGCCCGGAAGGGGGCCTCGAGGCGCTCGATCGACTCGCCGGCCTCGAATCCGAGCGCGACGCCTATCGCGAGGCGCTGGCGGCCTGGCGGGAAGCCAGCGGCGAGCTCGAGCGCCTCGAAGCGCAGCTGCGCACCTACGCCGAGCGGCGCGATTACCTGATGGAGGCGGCGCGCGAGCTGGACGGAGCGCGCCTCGAGGACGGGGAAGAGGAGATCCTCGCCCGCGAAGCCGCTCGCCTCGCCCATGCGGATCGGCTTCGCGAGCTGGTCGCCGGCGCGTTGTCCGAGCTGATCGACGACGAGAACGCCGCCGCCGACCGGCTGGGCCGGGCGCTCCATGCCGTGGAGCAGGCCTCGGGCTTCGATCCCTCGCTCGAGGAGCGGCTGACCGCGCTGCGCGAAGCCACCATCTCGGCCAACGAGGCGGCGCGCGCGCTCGCCGCTTACGCCAGCCGCCTGCAGGCCGACCCCGGCGCGCTCGAACAGGTGGAGGAGCGCCGGGCGCTGATCGCGCGATTGTGCCGCAAGTATCGCCGCTCGGTGCCCGAGCTGCTCGACTGGCGCGACGAGCTGTCCGGCGAGCTCTCGACCGGCGAGGACGCGGAAGCGACGCTGACCCGCGCGAAGGAGGGAGAGCGTGTCGCTCGCGCCGCCTGCGAGCGCGCCGCCCGGGCGCTCTCCGCGGAGCGCCGGGCGGCGGCCGCCGAGTGGTCCTCGGCAATCAGCAGGGAGCTCAAGCCGTTGGGATTCTCGAGCGCGCGGCTCGAATTCGTCACCACCCCGCGGGAACCCGAGGGCGCGACGTTTCACGCCAACGGGATCGAGCGGGTGGAGATGAGCTTCACGCCCAATCCCGGCGAGGCCGCCCGCCCTCTGCCTCGGATCGCCTCGGGCGGCGAGCTGTCGAGGGTCATGCTGGCCCTCAAGTGCGCGCTGCAAGCCCGTGACCGGGTTGACCTTCTGGTTTTCGACGAAGTAGATTCCGGAATCGGCGGTGCGGTCGCGCAAGCGGTCGGAGAGCGGCTCCGGCGGCTTGCCGAGCACCGTCAGATCCTGTGCGTGACCCATTTGGCCCTGATCGCCGCCCTCGGCAACCAGCACGTGCGCGTGTTCAAACGCGCGGAGAAGGGCCGCACGGTCACGCGCGTCGACCGGCTCGAAGGCGCCGAACGCGTCGAAGAGCTGGCGCGCATGTTGGCCGGCGACCGGGTGACCGAGACCACCCGCCGCCAGGCGCGCGAGCTGCTGTCGCCGGCGCGCGCGGCGGCGCGATGATCGTTCCGACCCGCTCCGAATTCCACGCCCTCGCGCGCACCGGAAAACTGGTGCCGGTGTATCGCGAGGTGTTCGCCGACCACGAGACACCGGTCTCCGCGTTCCGAAAGATCGATGACGGCGCCTATTCGTTCCTGCTCGAGAGCGTCGAGGGTGGCGAGAAGTGGGGGCGATTCTCGCTGCTGGGCAGCCGGCCCTCGCGGGTGTTCATCGCGCGCGGCCAGGCTTGCGAACTGCACGAGAACGGGAAGGTCACGAAGCTCGCGCGGGCGCCGCTCGAAGAGCTGGCCGAGCTGTTGCGCGCCAATCAGGCCGTGCCGTTGCCAGGCCTGCCCAAGTTCTGCGGCGGGGCGGTGGGCTACCTGGGATACGACGCGGTGCGCTGGTTCGAGCGCTTGCCCACTCGGGCGGCCGACGAATTTCCGGTGCCCGACGCGGTCTTCATGTTCGGCGACGTGGTGAGCGTCTTCGACAACCTCACCCACACGTTGAAGGTGGTGACCCATGCTGCCGGCGGATCCGATCCCGATGCCGCCTACGACGCCGCGGTCGGGCGCATCAACGCCGAGGTCGAGCGGCTGAGGAAGCCGATGGCGTGGATCGAACCGCCCGCCTGGGGAGAAGCGAGCGAGCCTCAATCGACGACGCCGCGGGAACGCTTCATGAAGTCGGTCGAGACCGCCAAGGAGCATATCCGCGCCGGCGACATCTTCCAGGTGGTGCTGAGCCATCGCATGAGCGCGGCGGTCTCGCAGCCGCCGTTCGAGGGCTATCGCGCGCTGCGGGTGACCAATCCCTCTCCGTACATGTACTTTCTGCGGCTCGGCGAGCTGTGCATCGTCGGCAGCTCGCCCGAGGTACTGGTGCGGCGAACCGACAGCACCGTCGAGGTGAGGCCGATCGCCGGCACGCGCCCGCGCGGCCGCAACGCCGACGAGGATCGCGCGCTGGAGGAGGAGCTCCGCGCGAGCGACAAGGAGCGCGCCGAGCACGTCATGCTGGTGGACCTCGGCCGCAACGACGTCGGCCGCGTGGCCGAGTTCGGAACCGTCGAGACCAACGAGTACATGGTGGTCGAGCGCTATTCGCAGGTGATGCATCTGGTGTCGAACGTGCGTGGCCGCGCGCGCCCCGAACTCACGCCGCTCGAGGTGGTGCGGGCCTGCTTTCCGGCGGGCACGGTGTCGGGCGCGCCCAAGGTGCGGGCGATGGAGATCATCGAGGAGCTGGAGCCGGTGCGGCGCGGCATCTATGCCGGGGCGGTGGGCCATTTCGACTACCATGGCAATCTCGACCTGGCGATCGCGATTCGCACCCTGGTGTACTCCAACGGCAAGGCCCACTGGGGCGTGGGCGCCGGGATCGTGGCCGACTCCGATCCGGAAGGCGAGTGGAACGAGACCATGAACAAGGGACGCGCGCTGTGGCTGGCGATTCAGCGCGCGGAGCGGGGCGTGCGGTGATCGGCGTTCTCGACAACTACGATTCGTTCACCTACAACCTGGTCCAGTACCTGGGCTCGCTGGGCGCGACGCTCGAGGTGTGGCGCAACGACGCGATCACGGCGGCCGAGCTCGAGAGGAAGGGTCTTCAGGGCCTGGTGATCTCGCCCGGTCCGGGGGTGCCGAAGGATGCCGGCATCACCGAGGACGCGATTCGAGCACTCTCGGGCCGGATTCCGATTCTCGGCGTGTGCCTGGGGCATCAGGCGATCGGCGAGGTGTTCGGCGGACGGGTGATCCGCGCCGAGCGGATCATGCACGGCAAGACCAGCCCGATCCTGCACAAGGGCCGCGGCATCTTCGCCGGGCTCGACAATCCCTTCGAGGCGACGCGCTACCATTCCCTGATCGTCGAGCGAAACAGCCTGCCCGAGGTACTCGAGCTGATGGCCTGGACCCCGGAGGGCGAGATCATGGGCATGCGCCACAAGCAGCACGAGACCTGGGGGGTCCAATTCCATCCCGAGTCCATCCTCACCCGACAGGGGCTCAAGCTGGTCGAGAACTTCCTGACCCTCTGCCGGCAGCAGAAGAGCGTGCGCGCGTGATCCAGTCCGCGATCGGCCGCGCGGTGATGCGCGAGGATCTCACCCAGGAGCAGTCGCGAGCGGCAATGGAGCAGATCCTGGCGGGCGATGCCACGCCGTCTCAGATCGCGGCCCTGGCGATCGCGATGCGCATGAAGGGGGAGACCCCCGAGGAGATCGCCGGCATGGCGCAGGCCATGCGGCAGCGGCTGCCGGTGATCCGCACCCGCCGGAGCCCGCTGCTCGACACCTGTGGCACCGGCGGCGACAACTCCGGCACCTTCAACATCTCGACCACCGTGGCGCTGGTGACGGCCTCGTGCGGCGTGGCGGTGGCGAAGCATGGTAACCGCGCGATGTCGAGCCGCACCGGCAGCGCCGACGTCCTGGAGTCGCTGGGCGTGCGCATCGATCTCACCCCCGAGAGCGCCGGACGCTCGCTCGACATCGCCGGCATCACCTTCCTGTTCGCGGCCAACTATCACGCCGCCCTGCGCCATGCGAGCGCTCCCCGCCGCGAGATCGGCGTACGCACGTTTTTCAACATTCTGGGGCCGCTCACCAATCCCGCCGGAGCGAGCATGCAGCTGCTGGGCGTATTCTCGGACCACTTGGTGCGGACCGCGGCCGAGGTGCTGCAGAGGCTGGGCAGCGAGCGCGCCTGGGTGGTGCACGGCCGCGACGGCCTCGACGAGCTGACGGTGTTCGAGCGCACGCACGTGGCCGAGCTGCGCGACGGCAAGGTGAGGGAGTTCGAAGTGGATCCGAAGAGCCTGGGACTCGCGCGCA from the Candidatus Sulfotelmatobacter sp. genome contains:
- a CDS encoding exodeoxyribonuclease VII small subunit; translation: MARDKAARPPDESAEPGFEESMGELERIVEELEGGALSLDQSLAHYEKGMALAKKLTQTLEQAEKRIEKLGLADSADTDEAPGEPHRRSGGGKPSEGELPF
- a CDS encoding polyprenyl synthetase family protein → MSAAAAAPRSRGSLATLRAAFNSYLRQTLAAHASPDGKLGDALRYAALSPGKRARPLLVLTASEAAGGSWREALPAAAAVECVHAFSLVHDDLPAMDDDDYRRGRLTTHKKFGEALGVLAGDALLAFAFEELTRLPLARRQPTRALLAIRLLAEAAGANQLIQGQALDVEAEGRRVTRDDVAEIHLRKTGALIAASLAMGAIAGGADESMIAGLHDLGLDLGLAFQIQDDLLNAGSTLARLGKRGGTDAARGKATWPRAVGQRQAEADAASLHVTIAERLAALGPRARKLRQLVAALAARKR
- the dxs gene encoding 1-deoxy-D-xylulose-5-phosphate synthase — encoded protein: MSLLERIHSPADLKKLSREELALLATEIRHEVIQTVARNAGHLAPNLGVVELTLALHRIFDSPRDKIIWDVGHQSYPHKLVTGRFERFGTLRMWDGIAGYPRRAESEHDPFGTSHGSTSISAALGFAVARDLKGEHHHVIAVIGDGALTGGMAFEGLNNAGELKKRLIVILNDNEMSISPNIGAIHRYLTKLTTSRIYRRFEQDVYELLGKLPKALRAREGARRVKEGLQNLVLPGLLFEELGFKYFGPIDGHDLDVLEETLSDLKRFDEPVFLHVLTRKGRGYAPAETDATTFHGVGVFDPDTGTASKGAKKTYSHVFGETARKLGEALPNLVAVTAAMTDNTGLSAFARAFPNRFFDVGMAEEHAVTFSAGLAAEGMVPLTTIYSTFLQRGFDQIIHDAAVQNLKIVLCIDRAGLVGEDGAPQHGVFDVGYLRMIPGTVVMQPRNGEELRDMLWTAAMWEGHAPIAVRYPRSPIPEEALPRREPRVLEIGRAEQLRAGGDAALIALGAMVAPSLLAAELLAEQGLSVTVVNARFAQPLDEKTIGGLARSVGRIVTIEENVIAGGFGSAVSECLDRLDLSATPQLRLGIPNEFVLHGKRDELLRRCGLDAAGIARRTLDWIRASQRQYI
- a CDS encoding NAD(+)/NADH kinase, which gives rise to MSARIRRVGILGHTGRAGVRRAALALTRRLARRRIEVRLDGRLASSMRRDDGLPLPELARWCQVLVTLGGDGTAVSGARALAGRTASLLPVNFGGLGFLTIAESRDLDRAVNHVLAGDWPLSRRRLVSALVRRGGKTVMRGVALNDAVVKGAGGVSAIHLRLRALGHDLGHLVADGLIAATSSGSTAYSLSAGGPVLAPEVEAMVVTPICAHSLGSRALVLPADAELELRVIGSFERMVLVLDGKVSTDLHARDEVRVRLDAGGVRVFQNPERPFISALQRKLGWQGSRKRSM
- the recN gene encoding DNA repair protein RecN, whose protein sequence is MLERLSVTDLALVERAEITLGPGLNVVTGETGAGKTLLVDALSLLLGGKPDPDSVREGARAAVVEGEFRVDAERAAEIANLVSEWGVEFDGETLIVRREVQPNGRSRAVVNQSAVTVSALQRLGERLADFHGQHEHQSLLRPEGGLEALDRLAGLESERDAYREALAAWREASGELERLEAQLRTYAERRDYLMEAARELDGARLEDGEEEILAREAARLAHADRLRELVAGALSELIDDENAAADRLGRALHAVEQASGFDPSLEERLTALREATISANEAARALAAYASRLQADPGALEQVEERRALIARLCRKYRRSVPELLDWRDELSGELSTGEDAEATLTRAKEGERVARAACERAARALSAERRAAAAEWSSAISRELKPLGFSSARLEFVTTPREPEGATFHANGIERVEMSFTPNPGEAARPLPRIASGGELSRVMLALKCALQARDRVDLLVFDEVDSGIGGAVAQAVGERLRRLAEHRQILCVTHLALIAALGNQHVRVFKRAEKGRTVTRVDRLEGAERVEELARMLAGDRVTETTRRQARELLSPARAAAR
- the trpE gene encoding anthranilate synthase component I, producing MIVPTRSEFHALARTGKLVPVYREVFADHETPVSAFRKIDDGAYSFLLESVEGGEKWGRFSLLGSRPSRVFIARGQACELHENGKVTKLARAPLEELAELLRANQAVPLPGLPKFCGGAVGYLGYDAVRWFERLPTRAADEFPVPDAVFMFGDVVSVFDNLTHTLKVVTHAAGGSDPDAAYDAAVGRINAEVERLRKPMAWIEPPAWGEASEPQSTTPRERFMKSVETAKEHIRAGDIFQVVLSHRMSAAVSQPPFEGYRALRVTNPSPYMYFLRLGELCIVGSSPEVLVRRTDSTVEVRPIAGTRPRGRNADEDRALEEELRASDKERAEHVMLVDLGRNDVGRVAEFGTVETNEYMVVERYSQVMHLVSNVRGRARPELTPLEVVRACFPAGTVSGAPKVRAMEIIEELEPVRRGIYAGAVGHFDYHGNLDLAIAIRTLVYSNGKAHWGVGAGIVADSDPEGEWNETMNKGRALWLAIQRAERGVR
- a CDS encoding aminodeoxychorismate/anthranilate synthase component II — protein: MIGVLDNYDSFTYNLVQYLGSLGATLEVWRNDAITAAELERKGLQGLVISPGPGVPKDAGITEDAIRALSGRIPILGVCLGHQAIGEVFGGRVIRAERIMHGKTSPILHKGRGIFAGLDNPFEATRYHSLIVERNSLPEVLELMAWTPEGEIMGMRHKQHETWGVQFHPESILTRQGLKLVENFLTLCRQQKSVRA
- the trpD gene encoding anthranilate phosphoribosyltransferase, translating into MIQSAIGRAVMREDLTQEQSRAAMEQILAGDATPSQIAALAIAMRMKGETPEEIAGMAQAMRQRLPVIRTRRSPLLDTCGTGGDNSGTFNISTTVALVTASCGVAVAKHGNRAMSSRTGSADVLESLGVRIDLTPESAGRSLDIAGITFLFAANYHAALRHASAPRREIGVRTFFNILGPLTNPAGASMQLLGVFSDHLVRTAAEVLQRLGSERAWVVHGRDGLDELTVFERTHVAELRDGKVREFEVDPKSLGLARTDRSDIAGGDATVNAAKVRAVLGGEKSAARDIVLLNTAAALMVSSTVPSLEAGVERAARAIDSGAAAAKLAELASFRG